One Polaribacter reichenbachii genomic window, ACCAAATTTACTCGCTAAAATGTTTGGAAAAGAGTTTTCTTGAGCAGCTTTAAACAAACCATTATCTGTAAAACCTGCAGTAAAAGATGCTCCTACAGAAACGTAAGAAGAGAAATCTAATCCGTTAGTATTTAATGCAACCTCTGCTGCAACTTCTTCTGGTATGGCATCTAAATCATTATTAACATCACAAGAAGCAATGCTTAATGATAAAACGAACAAACCTATATATTTAAAATTTTTCATAAAGTATCTTAATTATTTTTTAGTTATTAATTGTCCAAGAAATGTAGTACTGTGAGCCTATAGCTCCAACACCTGGTGCACTAAAATATTCTTGCCCTGTTAAGTTAGCACCACCTAATTTTACTACTGATTTCCATTTTGGAATACTGTAGTTTACTTGAGCATCTATAACTGTTCTGTCTTCTATTACTGTATCATGAAAAGTAGATTCCCATAAATATTCATCTTGCCATCTTAAGTTTATATTAAAACCAAAGTTTTCGAACAAATCTCTTTTACCAAATTGTAATTTAAATTTATGTTCTGGTGTATTAAAACCTGCTTCGAAATCTGGATCTGTAGATTGATCAAAATCAAATTTAGCATAAGTATAATTTAAGCCTAAGTTAAATCCGTTTAAAACTTTAGTATTTAAACCTATGGAAGCACCATAAGAACTAATATCTGCTGTAGAGTTAGTATATGCAGAAAATACAGCTCTATCTCCATTTTGTAATGCTAATAAAGAAAGCGTATTATCACCAGCTTGACCATATAATGGAACAATAACATTTTTAGATGAAATAAAATCTTCGTAACTGTTATAATAAGCACTTAAATCTATTGTAATATTAGACTCTCCTGTATTTACTATACCTCTATACCCTACTTCGTAAGCGGTTACTTTTTCTGGTTTTACTAAATCTGTTTCTGCAACTTCAGGAGCTCCTGCTAAAACAGATGCTAAAGAAAATGCATTTTCATAAGCAGCTCTACCAACAATTGTAGCAGTTGTAGAACCTGTTGTTGCTTGTCCTACACCACTTAAAGTAATAGCTGGAGTAGAATAACGATCTAAATTATCTGGTGCAGAACCTACTAAATAAGCACTACCTGCATTTAAACCAATGTATTGATCTTGTGTTGTTGGGTTTCTAAAACCTGTTTGAAAAGAAGCTCTAAAATTTTGATTTTTATTTTCACCAGCTGCATATGCTAAGGAAATTCTTGGAGAAAAATTACCATCAAAATTTTGTGCTTTGTCATAACGTAATGAAGCTGTTAATTTTAAACGATCTTCTTCCAAAAATTTCTTCTGCATTTGAGAATATACACCATATTCATCATAATCAATTGGCCCATCGTAATCTGTAAAAATACTACCCATCGAGTTTAAAGAATATCTTCTATAAGAACCACCAACTTGCACTTCTGCCCAATCTACAACATCTTGAAAATTGTAGTTTGCATCTGTGTGGTATAATTTTGTTTGATCTTGAAACTTAGAACCCGTAACTAAATCTGGATCTGCGGTTACTTTATCGAAGGCAGCTTTAAATTCTGGAGTACCTGGTTCATACCTACCAGATTCTGCAGTTTGTCTTGCTACAGCATGTGCTTCATCAGAAGTTAAACCTCCTAAAGTACCTAATGCATAAGCTCCAACATATTCACCAAACCAAGTATTATCATCTTTCCATTCTCTGTTGATGTTAATCGCTGCAAAACGCGTATCAAAAGAATCTCCTGCATCTTCGCTTGTTAAATAACCTCTTACAAAAAAGTTTTTACCTCTTAATTCTAATTTATGTTGTTGCATTAAAAAATTGGTAATATTATATCTATTTAAACCTTGATAAATCGTGTTTCCAATTCCTAATTTAGAATTCCAAATAATCTCTAAACGATCATTACCAAAAGGTCTATAATTTAAAGATGCACCAACTTTAATACTCTCTGCATTATAGGTCATTAAATCTCTTTCATTATAACCAGTTCTACTAATATTTTCACTTGGCACTAATGCAGCAGCACCACTTGGTAAAATTCCTAAGCTTTCTAATGTTTGAGCCACACCATTTATGTTTGTAGAAACCTCATCTCCATAAACATTTAAACCATCGTAATTTCTGTCAGAATTTCTATCTCCAGCAATATATTTTCCATTCGATGTATTTCTATAATCTGTAGCATACCATTCTGTACCGTCTAAAGCCGAAAAAGTAACTTTTGCTGCAAATTTTTCTGAAAATGCATGTGCCATTCTTAAACTAAAATCGGTGTAAGAATTATCACCAGCTGCTTCTTGACTAGTTAATCCTGTTTTTAAAGAAATACTAATTCCTTGATCGTCGAAAGGACTTTTACTTGTCATAAACATAATACCATTAAAGGCATTTGCACCATAAAGTGCAGAAGATGCTCCAGGAAGTAATTCTACAGTATTTACATCTAACTCAGACATACCTAATAAATTACCTAAAGCAAAATTTAAGGCTGGTGATGAGTTATCCATACCATCTACCAACTGCATAAAACGCGTATTTGCAAATGTTGCAAAACCACGAGTATTTACAGATTTAAAAGTTAAACTATTTGTATTAACATCTACACCTTTTAAGTTTTCTAAACCATCGTAAAAAGAGGGTGCTGATGTGTTTTTAATAGCTCTACTATCCATTCTTTCTACAGTAACAGGAGACTCCATAATTCGTTCTGGAGTTCTAGATGCAGAAACCACAATTTCATCTAAAGAAGTTTCATTTTCTACTAGACTAACTTCTACTTTTTGGTTATTTTTTGTTATTTCTACCTTCACCATCTGGAACCCTAACATAGAAATTTCTAATGTAAACGGAGGGTTATCTGTAATATTAAGCACAAAATTACCATCAAAATCTGTAGTTGTACCTAGGGCTTTTCTATAAATTTTAATGTTTGCTCCAGGAAGTGTATCTCCTGTTTTTGCGTCTTTAACTGTCCCAGTAATAGTGGTTTGGCCCACCATTGCTAAACTACCAAAAGCTATAAACGCAATAAGTAAAATCTTTTTTATCATAATTTGAATTAATTTGTTAACTAAGATGCAAAATACGATTTTTTTTGAATTTCTGAATAAATCATCAAATATTTTGTGATTTTAACAAATTCACTCTATTTTAATTATCAAATAGTTACATTAAAACGGAATTTTTATTTTCTATTTTCACTTTTCAATATTGTACATTTGTAGTATAAATTTTTACGTTTTTGAAAGTAGTACAAGACATTTTAAACTTTTCTTCACCCTCCCAAACTTTTGTAACAATTGGTACTTTTGATGGTGTACATTATGGGCATCAAAAAATTATTGAAAAACTGGTTTTAGAAGCTAAAAAAGCAAATAAAAAATCGGTATTGCTTACCTTTTTTCCTCACCCAAGAATGGTATTACAAAAAGATGCTTCTATTGAGTTAATAAACACCATACAAGAGCGTGCTTTTTTATTAGAAAAAACAGGTTTAGATTATTTAATTATCCATCCTTTTAGCAAAGAATTTTCTAGAACTTCTGCTTTAGAGTTTGTAAGAGATATTTTAGTAAATCAACTCAATATTTCTAAATTAATTATTGGTTACGATCATCATTTTGGAAAAAATAGAGAAGGTAATATTACCCAACTAACAGAATATAGCCATTTATACGATTTTAAAGTAGAAGAAATTCCTGCACAAGACATAGATGATGTTTCTGTAAGTTCTACAAAAATTAGACGCGCTTTACACGAAGGCAATTTAAAAACTGCCAATAATTATTTAGGATATTACTTTATGCTAAATGGAAACGTGGTTAATGGCAAACAATTAGGAGGAAAAATTGGCTACCCAACAGCAAATATAGATGTTAAAGAAACTTATAAATTAATACCTAAAACTGGTGTTTATGTGGTTAAATCTTTAATTGATAATAAAACTGTTTTTGGGATGATGAATATTGGTAATAGACCAACTGTAGATGGTAATCATCAAACAATTGAAGTTCATTTCTTAGATTTTAATCAAGATTTGTATGATAAAAACTTAACCATAGAATTGATTTATTTTTTACGTGATGAACAAAAGTTTGATTCTATTGATTTGTTAATTGAGCAACTTAAAAAAGATGAAGAAACTGCCAGAAATTATATTAAAAATCATCTGTAATTATTAGATAACTTTTGTTTTGTAGTTTGCAATACGCGTTAAGGATTGAGCAATTGTTTGAGCTCTTTTTTGTTTTTTTACAAAAAAAGCGAGTGCGAAAGCCTGACCTTTAGGTAACGCCCAAAACAAGAAAATTTTACGCTTATTTTAATTTAAGAATTCGTGGCGAAACTATTTCACAAATTATATATTTGCAGTTCATAATTCTTACAGAAAATGTTACAAGTACACTTTATTAGAGAAAACAAAGCAACTGTTTTAGAAGGTTTAGCAAAACGTAATTTTGCTGATGCTGAAACAATAATTGAACAAGTTTTAACTGCGGATGAAAACAGAAGAGCAACTCAGGTTGAACTTGATAATACATTAGCAGAATCTAATAAAATATCCAAAGAGATTGGTAATTTATATAAAACTGGTAAAGCACAAGAAGCAAACGTTTTAAAAGAAAAAACGGGTCAGTTAAAAGAAAGTTCTAAAGAATTGTCTGAAAAACTAACAGTTTATGCAGATGAGTTACAGGCACTTTTATATCAAATTCCAAATATTCCTCATGCTTCTGTAAAAGCAGGGGCTTCTGAAGAAGATAATGAGAACATTTTTAGTGAAGGTATTATTCCTGATTTAGGAGATAATGCACTTCCTCATTGGGAATTGGCAAAAAAATATGACATAATCGATTTTGAATTGGGTACCAAAATTTCTGGTGCTGGTTTTCCTGTTTATAAAGGAAAAGGAGCAAGATTACAACGTGCTTTAATCAATTATTTTTTAGATAAAAATACGGCTGCTGGTTATACAGAAGTGCAAGTGCCACATTTGGTAAATACAGCTTCTGCAACTGCAACTGGACAATTGCCAGATAAAGATGGGCAAATGTATCATTCTACCATAGATGATTTGTATTTAATACCTACTGCAGAAGTGCCAATTACTAATATTTTTCGTGGAGATTTAGTGCAAGAATCAGATTTTCCTATCACTTTAACTGGTTATACACCTTGTTTTAGACGCGAAGCTGGTAGTTATGGTGCTCACGTTCGTGGTTTAAACAGATTACATCAATTTGATAAAGTAGAAATTGTAAGAATTGAGCATCCAGAAAATTCTTATAAAGCTTTAGATGGAATGGTTGAGCACATTAAAAATATTTTAAGAGAGCTTAAATTACCTTATAGAATTTTACGTTTATGTGGTGGAGATACAGGTTTTACATCTGCATTAACGTTCGATTTTGAATTGTTTTCTACAGCACAAAACAGATGGTTAGAAATTAGTTCTGCATCTAACTTCGAAACTTTTCAGGCAAATAGATTAAAATTACGTTTTAAAAATGCAGCAGGTAAAAGCGAATTAGCGCACACACTTAATGGAAGTTCTTTAGCTTTACCAAGGGTTTTGGCTGGTATTTTAGAAAACTATCAAACAGCAGATGGAATTAAAATTCCAGATGTTTTAGTGCCTTATTGTGGGTTTGATTATATAAAATAATTTCTATAGTTATTAACTACTATTTAAAAAAATTAAACAAAGAGCCACCATTAAAAAATGGTGGCTCTTTCTTATATTATAAATTAATTTAAAACCAGTTTTTTAGAGGTAGAACTATTACCTGAATTAAACTTTAAGATATATATACCACTTGGTATATTAGATAAATCTAATGTTCTATTATAAAAACCTGAGTTTGATTTTAATGATGTATTAAATATTTTTTTACCAGTTATTGTATAAATTGATACTTCATTTTTACTATCTGTTAATTTATTTATATCATAAACTAAATTTATTTGCTTATCTATTGAAGGGTTAGGGTAAACTCCAAAAGATACATTATCTGAAACATCATTTATACCCAAAGCAGCTGTTACATCTTTAAATTGAAAAGTTATGTTACCAGTAGCACTTCCTTCATAGTTTGTAAAATATAATCTATAAACTGTGTTATCTGGATATTTTACATAAAAAATTTCATAAGGATCAACATATCTTGTGTAAAGATCTTTAACTTTTGCCCATTTACGTCCAATAGCATTTATCTCTGTTGCATATGTTAAAGATGGGTTTGTAGCTGTTCCATCTGGTTCATCATTTATGGCAACTTCAAGATCTTCATTAAGTAATGAACCTCTAACTAAATAGTAAGATCCCCCAGCTTTAGCATCAAATCCAGACACATCATCAGCATTTGGAATTTCTGTAATATATCGTGTAAACTTCAAATCCCAGTCTGACATTGCAGGTTCTGCAATTACTTCTTCTCCATTTTTAATTGAATAGTAATTAAATCTGTTTTCAGGGTTATTTGTATTTGGTATTGTTACAGTTTTATCTTCTCCCCAAGTAGAAGAACCACTATTCCAAGTACTATATTTAAAAGTGTAACCTCCAAAATAATCTTCGTTAATAAACTTTACAAATCTACCATCATTAAATTTAATAACAAAAATAACAGTACCCTCTACATGATGATTACTTGGATTATATTCTCCCCAACCATATGTTGCAGATCCATTATCAAACGCACCTTTTGTCCAAGTTTCTAAACTATTATGTAATCGTGTCCAATTTGCTTCATTAGCAAGATCAATAGTATCCCAATCATTTAAATCATTAGATGCTTCAAATACATTATAAGCTTGGTTGTCATTAATCCTTATTCCAAATTGAGTTGCACTTGTTCTTAAAAAAGCAATATCCCAAGAAAAGTCACTAAAATTTACTTCGGTTTTTGTACTTAGTTTGTAATATGATGCGTTAGAATATCCACCACCCATACTCACATTTGCTGTTGTTTTTTGAGCAGAAACCGAATTTATGGTTAATAACATAATAATTAAAGCGTGTAGTTTTGTTTTCATTGTTTTCATTGTTTGTGTGAATTAAAAATTTATATATAATTATTGTATTCGTTTTTATTAAAATTAAGTACAACCCCTATAAACACTAGTATTAATTATAATTTACATTTTGTTTATTACTTACGTTTACCCATTTTTTTGTTAATAATATCCTTCCTTAATGACAAAGAATAATTCAAAAAAAAAGTGAAAATAAAAGGTTAAATATTTTTTATTTAGAACTATTCTTAATTAGATTTGCAGCAAATATATATATTATTTTAATTCAATCTAAATAAACATAGTGTTTTTTTAAAAATTAACATTTACTAAACACAAACCAATTAATATGAAACAATTAGCACATTTATGACAACTTTAAACAATAGCCTTATAATTTTATTTTTGCTAGTAACTTTAAATCTGTTTTGTCAAACTACAGATGATAAATGTATTGTTACAACTATTAATCCTGATTTTGAAACGCCTATAAATACTGGAACAAATCCAATATATCCAGATCAATCAGATGTACCTGGTTGGCAGACAACAGCAACAGATGGTGTTATAGAAATATGGTCAAACACTAGAATTCCTGCGTATTCTGGAAATCAATTTATAGAATTAAATGCGAATGAAGTATCAGGCTTATACCAAGACTATGACAGCCCAGAAGGAACTCTTTTTGATTATGCTTTTGCACACAGAGGAAGATTAGGAATAGATACGTGCCAACTGCTAGCAGGACCTCCAGGAGGGCCATATGTAAATGTTGGGGCACCAGTATCTACAGGACAAGTTTGGAGTTACAATACAGGAACATATCTTGTACCTGCTGGTCAGCCTAAAACACGATTTATATTTCAATCTGTTAGTAGTACTGGAAGAGAAACTGTTGGAAATTTTTTAGATAATATTAGCTTTACTGCAAATGTTGGAATATTAACTGCAGGGCCAATAGAAGTGTTTTGTGGTAACGAAGTAATAGTAGAAAGCATAGGAAATGGTACTTGGGAGGAAGATCCTACAAATCCATCAATAACCATTATAAGCGATATAACTAGTAACAATATAACAATTTCTGGTTTTGCAACCTCAGGAGAATATATCTATAAATGGGTTTCTCCTTTTTGTTCATCAACAATTAGTATAATTTATGATGAAGATTTAATACCTGCTCCAAATGTTAATGATATTTCTTATTGTGAAGGAGATATTCCCATTCCAATAGACATAAAACCCATAGAAGATTATAAAATAAATTGGTATTCAGACAATTTAGGTGTAAACAATTTATCAGAAATTCCCACTATAGATACCAGTATTGTTGGAGAAACTATTTATTACGTTTCTCAGCAAAGCATTAACGGATGTGAAAGCACTATAGTTCCTATAAAAATAATTATTAATACACTCCCTGTTTTTGATTTAGAAGAAAATTATACACTATGTATAGATGAAAGTGATGGCAAATTGCTGAATGAAGTAGTGTTAGATACAGGTCTAGATGTAGATAAGTATAATTTTACTTGGTTTTTAAACGGTATAGAAATAGCAGGAGCAACTCTAGAAAACTATACACCAATTAAAGGGGGAACTTATAGAGTTGATGTGGTAACTAAAACAACTTCAACAGGAGCAATATGTAAGACTAGTGATACCGTAGAAATTATTGAAAGCTCAAACGTAATACCAGAAATAATTAGTAAAGTAACTACAGAAGCATTTGCAGATACGCATATTATAGAAACACAAGTAAATGGTGAGTTTGAATATGAATATAGTTTAGATGATGGGCCGTGGCAAGAAGAAAATATTTTTAGAGATGTTTCTTTAGGAGAACATATTATAAAAGTAAGAGACACTATAGGCTGTGGAGAAGCAAGTAATAGTGTAATTGTTATAGATTATCCTGTTTTTTTTACACCAAATGGAGATGGAGTAAATGATTTTTGGAAAATAACAGGAATGGATAATCAACCCAATTCTAAGATTTACATTTTTGATCGTTATGGAAAATTACTAAAACGACTTGCTCCTACAGATAATGGTTGGGATGGAACCTACAATGGTAAACTAATGCCAGAAAATGACTATTGGTTTTCTATAGATTATATAGAACCCAATAGTTTTACATCAACCAATAAAAATTTTAAAGGTCATTTTTCCTTAAAAAGATAATTTAATAAAATAAATACTTAAAAATAATTAAACCATGAAAAACAACCTATTGCTTTGTATAATGATACTTTTTGCTTTTAAAGTTTCTGCACAACTAAAACCTAATTTCTTTGGAAATGCATATTCTTCAGGTGGCGATTGTTACGTTATTACAGATAATCAACAAACACAAGCAGGATCCGTTTGGTATGATAATTCGATAGACTTTACATCAGATTTTGAAATTATTTTTGAAGTTAATTTTGGTTCTAATGATAATGATGGTGCAGACGGAATAGCTTTAGTAATGAAAGATACGCCAGAAACAGAAATTGGTATAGTAGGTGCAGGATTAGGATACGAACGTATTTTTTCATCTATAGCAGTAGAATTTGACACTTTTGAGAATAGTGAACGTTCAGATATTCCAGAAGATCATATCGCCTTAATATCCAACGGTAGTACAATTCATGATGCAGCAACAAATTTAGCAGGCCCAATAAGTGCACTTTCAGCCTCAAGTAATATTGAGGATGGTCAATTTCATGAAGTTAAAATATCTTGGGTGGCAGCTACACAAACATTTAAAGTTATTTTTGATTGTGAAGAAAGAATATCTTATACAGGAGATCTTGTTAAGAATGTTTTTGATGGAGAATCACAAATATATTTTGGCTTTACAGGGTCTACAGGGCTGTATTACAACCTACACCAAGTTTGTTTTAAATATCTTTCATTTGTAAAAAATCAAGATTTACCAGACCAAGAAATTTGTTTAGGTGACACTATAGATACAGTAGATGTAACCTACAATGGAGCAGTATCTTACCAATGGAGTCCTTCAGCAGGTGTTAGTGATCCAACATTACCAAACCCTATATTTTCTCCAACAGAAGACGTTATCTATACTGTAGAAATTTTAGATAGCTGTAATGAAATAATAAGTGAAAGCTTTGAAGTAAAAGTTAATAAAGCTGTAGTTGAAAGTATAATTCCAGTAAAGTCTGCAATTTGTTTTAATGAAGATGCAGAATTTACAATTACAGGTTCTCCTAATGCAAAAATAACATTCAGTATTAATAATGAAGCAAACCAAACTATAGAATTAGATAACTTAGGAAGTGCTTCGATTGTAGTAAACGAAGCTACTACAGATCAAACAGTTACTATTTCTCTTGTAGAAGATACTTCTGGTTCTGGATGTAGTATGATTATAACAGAATCTGCAACTATTTCTGTAGGTGAACCTCTAAATGCTTCAATTTCATACATATTAACATGTGATGGTGGAATAGCAAATATAAACGGAGAAGAAGGAGGAGTTTTCACGTTTAACCCAATGCCACTAGACGAAGCTCTAATAAATAGTAATACAGGAGAAATTACTAATGGAACAATTGGTACCACTTACAACGTATCTTATATTATTACAAATGGAGGATGTTCTAAAGAAATAATAACAACAATTACCATAGAATCATGCGTTATTCCAGAAGTTATTACTCCTAATAATGATGGCTTAAATGATCGGTTTTATTTAAACGGTTTAAATGTTGAAGACTTAGAAATTTTTAACAGATATGGAACTACAGTTTTTCATAAAACTAATGGATATACTGATGAGTTTAATGGCATTTCTAAAGACGGAAAAGAGCTACCTACTGGAACATATTTTTACAAAATTATTTTTAAAAACAAACCACCAAAAACAGGTTGGGTATACATTAATAGAGAACAATAACTTAACAATCATTTCACAATCTAAAATAATGAATAAAATATATCTACCCTTTATAGCATTTCTTTTTGTATGGCAATCGTATGCACAACAAGACCCACAATATACACAGTATATGTATAATATGAATGTAATTAACCCAGCTTATGCTGGTTCTTCAGATTATCTTTCTATAAGAGCACTTTACAGAACACAATGGGTTGGTCTAACAGGAGGGCCAGAAACAGCAACTTTATCTATTCATTCTCCAGTAGGAAAACAAGTTGGATTAGGTTTATCTGTAATTAAAGATGAAATTGGCCCTGTTAGAGAAACAAATGCTTCAGCAGATTTTTCTTATACTATTTCTGTAGGAAGAGAAAATAGGTTAGCCTTTGGAATTAAAGCAGGTGCTACGTTTCTCGATATAGGTTTGGCAAATAGAAATGTTTTACATCAAGATGATCCTTTACTAAATACAATAAATGAAGTAACACCAAATGTTGGTGCTGGAGCTTATTTTTATAAACCAAGCAAATACTATGTTTCTGTTTCTATGCCTAATATTCTTAATTCTGTACATATAAATGCTCAAGATAAAAAAATAGGTTCTGAAGTCCAGCATTTATTTGCAGCAGCAGGCTATGTATTTAAACTATCAAAAGACTTTAAACTTAAACCTCACGGGCTATTAAAAATGGCAAAGAATAGTCCTGTTAGTTTCGATATTAATGCCAATTTATTTATGTACAATAAAGTAGAATTTGGTATTGGTTACAGGTTAAATGACTCTTTTAGTGGAGTGATTAACTTTTTAGTTTCTCAAAATCTAAGAATTGGTTATGCTTATGATAAGGTAACTTCCAATTTAAATATCACCTCAAATTCTTCACATGAAGTCTTTCTTAATTTCGACATTAATTTATCAAAAAAAGTATCACGCTCACCACGTTA contains:
- a CDS encoding TonB-dependent receptor — its product is MIKKILLIAFIAFGSLAMVGQTTITGTVKDAKTGDTLPGANIKIYRKALGTTTDFDGNFVLNITDNPPFTLEISMLGFQMVKVEITKNNQKVEVSLVENETSLDEIVVSASRTPERIMESPVTVERMDSRAIKNTSAPSFYDGLENLKGVDVNTNSLTFKSVNTRGFATFANTRFMQLVDGMDNSSPALNFALGNLLGMSELDVNTVELLPGASSALYGANAFNGIMFMTSKSPFDDQGISISLKTGLTSQEAAGDNSYTDFSLRMAHAFSEKFAAKVTFSALDGTEWYATDYRNTSNGKYIAGDRNSDRNYDGLNVYGDEVSTNINGVAQTLESLGILPSGAAALVPSENISRTGYNERDLMTYNAESIKVGASLNYRPFGNDRLEIIWNSKLGIGNTIYQGLNRYNITNFLMQQHKLELRGKNFFVRGYLTSEDAGDSFDTRFAAININREWKDDNTWFGEYVGAYALGTLGGLTSDEAHAVARQTAESGRYEPGTPEFKAAFDKVTADPDLVTGSKFQDQTKLYHTDANYNFQDVVDWAEVQVGGSYRRYSLNSMGSIFTDYDGPIDYDEYGVYSQMQKKFLEEDRLKLTASLRYDKAQNFDGNFSPRISLAYAAGENKNQNFRASFQTGFRNPTTQDQYIGLNAGSAYLVGSAPDNLDRYSTPAITLSGVGQATTGSTTATIVGRAAYENAFSLASVLAGAPEVAETDLVKPEKVTAYEVGYRGIVNTGESNITIDLSAYYNSYEDFISSKNVIVPLYGQAGDNTLSLLALQNGDRAVFSAYTNSTADISSYGASIGLNTKVLNGFNLGLNYTYAKFDFDQSTDPDFEAGFNTPEHKFKLQFGKRDLFENFGFNINLRWQDEYLWESTFHDTVIEDRTVIDAQVNYSIPKWKSVVKLGGANLTGQEYFSAPGVGAIGSQYYISWTINN
- a CDS encoding bifunctional riboflavin kinase/FAD synthetase produces the protein MKVVQDILNFSSPSQTFVTIGTFDGVHYGHQKIIEKLVLEAKKANKKSVLLTFFPHPRMVLQKDASIELINTIQERAFLLEKTGLDYLIIHPFSKEFSRTSALEFVRDILVNQLNISKLIIGYDHHFGKNREGNITQLTEYSHLYDFKVEEIPAQDIDDVSVSSTKIRRALHEGNLKTANNYLGYYFMLNGNVVNGKQLGGKIGYPTANIDVKETYKLIPKTGVYVVKSLIDNKTVFGMMNIGNRPTVDGNHQTIEVHFLDFNQDLYDKNLTIELIYFLRDEQKFDSIDLLIEQLKKDEETARNYIKNHL
- the serS gene encoding serine--tRNA ligase yields the protein MLQVHFIRENKATVLEGLAKRNFADAETIIEQVLTADENRRATQVELDNTLAESNKISKEIGNLYKTGKAQEANVLKEKTGQLKESSKELSEKLTVYADELQALLYQIPNIPHASVKAGASEEDNENIFSEGIIPDLGDNALPHWELAKKYDIIDFELGTKISGAGFPVYKGKGARLQRALINYFLDKNTAAGYTEVQVPHLVNTASATATGQLPDKDGQMYHSTIDDLYLIPTAEVPITNIFRGDLVQESDFPITLTGYTPCFRREAGSYGAHVRGLNRLHQFDKVEIVRIEHPENSYKALDGMVEHIKNILRELKLPYRILRLCGGDTGFTSALTFDFELFSTAQNRWLEISSASNFETFQANRLKLRFKNAAGKSELAHTLNGSSLALPRVLAGILENYQTADGIKIPDVLVPYCGFDYIK
- a CDS encoding T9SS type A sorting domain-containing protein, which gives rise to MKTKLHALIIMLLTINSVSAQKTTANVSMGGGYSNASYYKLSTKTEVNFSDFSWDIAFLRTSATQFGIRINDNQAYNVFEASNDLNDWDTIDLANEANWTRLHNSLETWTKGAFDNGSATYGWGEYNPSNHHVEGTVIFVIKFNDGRFVKFINEDYFGGYTFKYSTWNSGSSTWGEDKTVTIPNTNNPENRFNYYSIKNGEEVIAEPAMSDWDLKFTRYITEIPNADDVSGFDAKAGGSYYLVRGSLLNEDLEVAINDEPDGTATNPSLTYATEINAIGRKWAKVKDLYTRYVDPYEIFYVKYPDNTVYRLYFTNYEGSATGNITFQFKDVTAALGINDVSDNVSFGVYPNPSIDKQINLVYDINKLTDSKNEVSIYTITGKKIFNTSLKSNSGFYNRTLDLSNIPSGIYILKFNSGNSSTSKKLVLN
- a CDS encoding T9SS type B sorting domain-containing protein, which codes for MTTLNNSLIILFLLVTLNLFCQTTDDKCIVTTINPDFETPINTGTNPIYPDQSDVPGWQTTATDGVIEIWSNTRIPAYSGNQFIELNANEVSGLYQDYDSPEGTLFDYAFAHRGRLGIDTCQLLAGPPGGPYVNVGAPVSTGQVWSYNTGTYLVPAGQPKTRFIFQSVSSTGRETVGNFLDNISFTANVGILTAGPIEVFCGNEVIVESIGNGTWEEDPTNPSITIISDITSNNITISGFATSGEYIYKWVSPFCSSTISIIYDEDLIPAPNVNDISYCEGDIPIPIDIKPIEDYKINWYSDNLGVNNLSEIPTIDTSIVGETIYYVSQQSINGCESTIVPIKIIINTLPVFDLEENYTLCIDESDGKLLNEVVLDTGLDVDKYNFTWFLNGIEIAGATLENYTPIKGGTYRVDVVTKTTSTGAICKTSDTVEIIESSNVIPEIISKVTTEAFADTHIIETQVNGEFEYEYSLDDGPWQEENIFRDVSLGEHIIKVRDTIGCGEASNSVIVIDYPVFFTPNGDGVNDFWKITGMDNQPNSKIYIFDRYGKLLKRLAPTDNGWDGTYNGKLMPENDYWFSIDYIEPNSFTSTNKNFKGHFSLKR
- a CDS encoding lectin-like domain-containing protein → MKNNLLLCIMILFAFKVSAQLKPNFFGNAYSSGGDCYVITDNQQTQAGSVWYDNSIDFTSDFEIIFEVNFGSNDNDGADGIALVMKDTPETEIGIVGAGLGYERIFSSIAVEFDTFENSERSDIPEDHIALISNGSTIHDAATNLAGPISALSASSNIEDGQFHEVKISWVAATQTFKVIFDCEERISYTGDLVKNVFDGESQIYFGFTGSTGLYYNLHQVCFKYLSFVKNQDLPDQEICLGDTIDTVDVTYNGAVSYQWSPSAGVSDPTLPNPIFSPTEDVIYTVEILDSCNEIISESFEVKVNKAVVESIIPVKSAICFNEDAEFTITGSPNAKITFSINNEANQTIELDNLGSASIVVNEATTDQTVTISLVEDTSGSGCSMIITESATISVGEPLNASISYILTCDGGIANINGEEGGVFTFNPMPLDEALINSNTGEITNGTIGTTYNVSYIITNGGCSKEIITTITIESCVIPEVITPNNDGLNDRFYLNGLNVEDLEIFNRYGTTVFHKTNGYTDEFNGISKDGKELPTGTYFYKIIFKNKPPKTGWVYINREQ
- a CDS encoding type IX secretion system membrane protein PorP/SprF; amino-acid sequence: MNKIYLPFIAFLFVWQSYAQQDPQYTQYMYNMNVINPAYAGSSDYLSIRALYRTQWVGLTGGPETATLSIHSPVGKQVGLGLSVIKDEIGPVRETNASADFSYTISVGRENRLAFGIKAGATFLDIGLANRNVLHQDDPLLNTINEVTPNVGAGAYFYKPSKYYVSVSMPNILNSVHINAQDKKIGSEVQHLFAAAGYVFKLSKDFKLKPHGLLKMAKNSPVSFDINANLFMYNKVEFGIGYRLNDSFSGVINFLVSQNLRIGYAYDKVTSNLNITSNSSHEVFLNFDINLSKKVSRSPRYF